Proteins from one Vicia villosa cultivar HV-30 ecotype Madison, WI unplaced genomic scaffold, Vvil1.0 ctg.003777F_1_1, whole genome shotgun sequence genomic window:
- the LOC131641485 gene encoding uncharacterized protein LOC131641485: protein MAIFLWQSLVQNNVRGKTDIAWAHCTRSPDGKSLVCMYCHKSFGGGGIHRVKQHLAGIVGNVEICKKVSAEIRFQMKQHFNERSKKRKASDVAESESFTTEGGELQIGASKKNDARIGTYFLPRTTPGAQPTLKSVMQSKEVVEKCDLAIAKWFIDASIPFNAANSPYFQPAVDALCCMGAGYKVPTMHALRGNLLNKWVDDVKIQIEQYRSTWKDTGCTLMADGWTDRCRRTLINFLVYCPKGTIFIKSVDASGASKTAETLFKLFKEVVLYVGQENVVQVVTDNAANYVAAGKLLEREFPKLFWSPCAAHCINLMLQDMGKLEEVSETVSQASKITKYIYNHCFALYLMRQHTGGREILRPAPTRFATNFIALQSILSHKDALRAMVTSKEWTTTTYSKDVKAKQFVEQVLDSSFWSKCADIVKITEPLVRVLRIVDSEDKPAMGYLYRAMYKAREEIEKRFRRNKLKVEPYLKILDNRWDAQLRKNLHAAGYWLNPSCRFGPEYEKNKSTTQGLLDVIEKYAYDSKDLRSKLTAEMTSFKNCEGSFGRTTAVENRDDVLPDQWWDTYGTEAPNLQKLAIRILSQTCSASGCERNWSVFEHIHSKKRNRLEHQKLNDLVYVRYNLRLQNRTKKKQNYDPINFETLGDHSNWVLEDSPPFLTVEEVEALRKDLASMTIQPISNDIDELNLDDVDVEGDAPLNSGENNQSNDIVDGEDVTNAIDFVEDGFDVEGDPNIEIILPPWN from the exons aTGGCAATTTTTTTATGGCAAAGTTTAGTTCAAAATAATGTTAGAGGAAAGACTGATATAGCTTGGGCACATTGTACTAGAAGTCCTGATGGAAAATCTCTTGTTTGTATGTACTGTCACAAATCTTTTGGTGGAGGTGGAATTCATAGGGTAAAGCAACACTTGGCTGGAATAGTAGGAAATGTTGAAATTTGTAAGAAAGTGTCTGCTGAAATTCGTTTTCAGATGAAACAACATTTCAACGAGCGGAGCAAGAAAAGAAAAGCTTCGGATGTGGCTGAAAGTGAGTCATTTACTACGGAGGGAGGTGAATTGCAAATTGGTGCATCTAAAAAGAATGACGCTCGCATTGGTACTTATTTTTTACCAAGAACAACTCCGGGAGCTCAGCCTACTTTAAAAAGTGTGATGCAAAGTAAAGAAGTGGTAGAAAAGTGTGATCTTGCTATTGCCAAGTGGTTTATTGATGCATCTATTCCTTTCAATGCTGCAAATTCACCATATTTTCAACCTGCAGTTGATGCTCTTTGTTGTATGGGTGCTGGATATAAAGTTCCTACCATGCATGCTCTTCGTGGTAATTTGTTAAATAAGTGGGTTGATGACGTGAAGATACAGATAGAGCAATATCGTTCTACTTGGAAGGATACAGGTTGTACTCTTATGGCAGATGGATGGACAGATCGTTGTAGAAGAACTCTTATAAACTTTTTAGTTTATTGCCCCAAAGGAACTATTTTCATAAAGTCTGTTGATGCCTCTGGTGCTTCTAAAACTGCAGAAACATTGTTTAAGCTTTTCAAGGAAGTAGTGTTATATGTTGGCCAGGAAAATGTTGTTCAAGTCGTTACAGATAATGCTGCGAATTATGTTGCTGCTGGAAAGTTGTTGGAAAGGGAGTTTCCTAAGTTGTTTTGGTCTCCTTGTGCGGCACATTGTATTAATTTGATGTTGCAAGACATGGGGAAATTAGAGGAAGTAAGTGAGACAGTGTCACAAGCTTCAAAAATTACCAAATACATATATAATCATTGTTTTGCATTGTATTTGATGAGACAACATACAGGTGGAAGAGAAATACTCCGTCCTGCTCCAACCCGCTTTGCTActaatttcattgcattgcaaAGTATTTTGTCTCATAAAGATGCACTAAGAGCCATGGTAACATCCAAAGAGTGGACAACCACAACTTATTCCAAAGATGTCAAGGCAAAGCAATTTGTGGAACAAGTCTTAGACTCAAGCTTTTGGTCTAAATGTGCTGACATAGTGAAAATTACAGAACCTCTTGTACGTGTGTTGCGTATTGTTGATAGTGAAGATAAGCCGGCTATGGGATATCTCTATCGAGCTATGTATAAAGCAAGAGAGGAGATTGAGAAGAGGTTTAGAAGAAATAAGTTGAAAGTAGAGCCTTATTTGAAGATCTTGGATAACCGTTGGGATGCACAACTTCGGAAAAATCTCCATGCTGCTGGTTATTGGTTAAATCCATCTTGTAGATTTGGTCCGGAATATGAAAAAAACAAGTCCACCACCCAAGGCCTTTTGGATGTCATTGAAAAGTATGCTTATGATAGTAAGGACTTGCGATCTAAATTAACTGCTGAGATGACTTCATTCAAAAATTGTGAAGGTAGTTTTGGAAGGACAACAGCAGTAGAAAACCGAGATGATGTTTTGCCAG ATCAATGGTGGGACACTTATGGAACCGAAGCGCCGAATTTGCAAAAGCTGGCTATTCGGATTTTGAGTCAAACTTGTAGTGCATCTGGTTGTGAACGAAATTGGAGTGTGTTTGAACACATTCATTCAAAAAAGAGAAATAGGTTGGAGCATCAAAAGCTTAATGATCTCGTTTATGTTCGTTACAATTTAAGGCTACAAAATAG aaccaagaagaaacAAAATTATGATCCTATTAATTTTGAAACACTCGGTGATCATTCTAATTGGGTGTTGGAGGATTCACCACCATTCTTGACCGTTGAGGAGGTGGAAGCACTACGCAAAGATCTTGCTAGTATGACAATCCAACCTATTTCAAATGATATTG ATGAATTAAATTTGGATGATGTTGATGTTGAGGGAGATGCACCACTTAACTCCGGAGAAAACAACCAAAGTAATGATATCGTTGATGGGGAAGATGTTACAAATGCGATTGATTTTGTCGAAGATGGTTTTGATGttgaaggagatcccaacattgagATAATTTTACCTCCTTGGAACTAA